In the Tribolium castaneum strain GA2 chromosome 1, icTriCast1.1, whole genome shotgun sequence genome, one interval contains:
- the LOC135266452 gene encoding uncharacterized protein LOC135266452 isoform X2, with protein MGRHRYRGNVDSDDSDSSDDEPRPKRSAPGVSTTVNSPPVSAESARIARLEQLVENLNRRLLNRNFEHTSGQVGIKSDLIPEFAPGNPNFSTTKWLHKIDQLALVNGWDERTTIYGMISRLKGLAKEWYDNLDPSAYDRSWDEWKRLLQATFPDHHDYASTLRKLVNRVKEDGETWAQYYFGKLNLLQACDITGTNAVSCLIDGITDVTLRNGARAGRYVTPESLYAEYLSTLRSEGDKRDTLAKQAPRERRRFLPSRVEAQKLYSSVRCYNCRNRGHVATKCPKPKIECKKCGRIGHVDAECQRGNVVKENMSKQALTTSVADASNNKNYYIDIKVNGKPTRAYIDSGAEPVLVKQSVAGELGLMWQPSLHLIRGYGQGITKVHGGVEVELEVDLVKANVKALIVEDSAQRVPVIVGQTFLNAGANTIIANEESVRVVDGNNESIQAFLGQLPTRKVALWAEEETVIPPQSIGCIRIKAKDDGWKGAYYVEGCQRPRPGFEHVVHRCVTCDGGLVTVRNLSHQDLVYRKAQIVARAEPCEQERTATTVSVFSMGKIEVKSFQRWELLTQVNKNLDPAQFEQLLQLVNEFRDCFARNVVEIGATTAAEMKLTLTDDKPVIYRTYRLSHHERRIVRDIVNDLLGSGVIRESDSPYSSPILLVRKKDGQYRMCVDYRQLNSKTIKDRFPLPRVDEHLDKLNGAKFFTTLDLASGYYQIPMATESIPKTAFVTPDGHYEFVRMPFGLANAPAVFQRAMNKVLGPLRFQTAFCYIDDLLIPSKDFETGLNNLQTVFQLLRQFGLTLKLSKYCFFGSQIEYLGHEISAEGIKPGETKIKAVTAFPKPTDVHKLRQFLGLCGYFRKYVKDYATIANSLTSLLKKGSAFVLEEVQERAFQTLKDILTSRPVLAIYDAEAETELHTDASKVGIGGILLQRQGDGSLRPVMFFSRQTTKEEQRYHSYELETLAVTVMLYEQPLPREI; from the exons ATGGGGCGTCACAGGTACCGAGGAAATGTGGACTCGGACGACTCGGACTCAAGTGACGATGAGCCACGGCCGAAAAGGTCCGCGCCTGGGGTCTCCACTACAGTAAATTCACCCCCAGTTTCGGCCGAGTCCGCTAGAATCGCGAGACTTGAGCAACTTGTGGAAAACTTGAATCGACGTTTGCTAAACCGCAATTTTGAGCACACATCAGGACAAGTTGGCATTAAAAGTGACCTGATTCCTGAATTCGCTCCAGGAAACCCCAATTTTAGTACCACTAAGTGGTTGCATAAAATTGACCAGTTGGCTCTCGTGAACGGTTGGGACGAACGTACAACGATTTACGGCATGATAAGTCGACTCAAGGGGTTGGCCAAGGAGTGGTACGACAATCTCGATCCCTCAGCATACGACCGGAGCTGGGATGAATGGAAACGTTTGTTACAAGCCACCTTCCCCGATCACCACGATTATGCTTCCACACTTCGTAAGCTAGTGAATAGGGTGAAGGAAGATGGTGAAACCTGGGCACAATattattttgggaaattaaATCTGTTGCAGGCTTGTGACATAACAGGAACAAATGCAGTCTCCTGTCTTATTGATGGAATCACTGACGTGACTCTCAGAAATGGGGCTAGAGCAGGGCGTTACGTTACACCCGAAAGCTTGTACGCTGAGTATTTGTCGACTCTGAGATCCGAAGGTGACAAGCGGGATACGCTCGCAAAGCAGGCGCCTCGGGAAAGGAGGAGGTTCCTTCCAAGTCGAGTCGAAGCACAAAAACTGTATTCGTCAGTTCGGTGTTACAATTGTCGTAATCGAGGACATGTTGCGACAAAGTGCCCGAAACCAAAAATTGAGTGCAAGAAATGTGGTCGCATTGGACATGTGGATGCTGAGTGCCAACGTGGTAACgtagtaaaagaaaacatgTCTAAGCAGGCACTAACGACAAGTGTAGCTGACgcaagtaataataagaattattaCATAGACATTAAGGTCAATGGTAAGCCGACGCGAGCTTACATTGACTCAGGAGCTGAACCGGTCCTTGTCAAGCAAAGTGTTGCTGGAGAATTGGGACTGATGTGGCAGCCAAGTTTACATTTGATTCGTGGTTATGGCCAGGGAATCACCAAAGTGCATGGGGGAGTCGAAGTAGAGCTAGAAGTGGATCTTGTCAAGGCAAACGTAAAAGCTTTGATCGTCGAAGACAGTGCACAACGTGTGCCTGTCATAGTGGGACAGACCTTCCTGAATGCGGGTGCTAATACGATTATAGCAAATGAGGAATCTGTGAGAGTAGTTGACGGAAACAACGAATCGATCCAAGCATTTCTAGGCCAACTTCCGACACGAAAAGTTGCACTTTGGGCGGAAGAGGAAACAGTGATCCCTCCTCAATCCATTGGTTGCATACGAATCAAGGCAAAAGACGATGGGTGGAAAGGAGCTTATTACGTTGAAGGGTGTCAACGTCCGAGACCAGGGTTCGAACACGTTGTTCATCGGTGTGTCACATGTGATGGAGGCCTAGTGACCGTTCGCAATCTATCGCACCAAGATCTGGTCTATCGAAAGGCGCAAATCGTTGCGAGAGCTGAGCCTTGCGAGCAGGAAAGGACAGCTACGACGGTGAGTGTCTTTTCTATGGGGAAGATTGAGGTAAAGAGTTTTCAACGGTGGGAACTTCTTACACAAGTCAATAAGAATCTAGACCCGGCTCAGTTCGAGCAATTGTTACAACTCGTTAACGAATTTCGAGATTGTTTTGCACGAAATGTAGTGGAAATAGGTGCCACAACTGCGGCAGAAATGAAGCTAACTTTGACTGATGATAAACCTGTAATTTATCGTACTTATCGGTTATCGCATCACGAAAGAAGAATTGTTCGAGATATAGTAAATGACTTGTTAGGTAGCGGAGTCATACGAGAATCAGACTCGCCATATTCGAGTCCCATACTGTTGGTGCGGAAGAAAGATGGGCAATACCGTATGTGTGTTGACTATCggcaattaaattcgaaaacaatCAAAGATCGCTTTCCGTTACCACGAGTAGACGAACATTTGGATAAACTAAACGGTGCAAAGTTTTTCACCACACTAGATCTCGCGAGTGGATACTATCAGATCCCAATGGCCACCGAATCGATTCCAAAGACAGCATTTGTTACGCCTGATGGGCATTACGAGTTTGTCCGCATGCCTTTTGGTCTAGCTAACGCTCCGGCAGTGTTTCAGCGAGCTATGAATAAGGTGTTGGGTCCATTACGGTTTCAGACCGCTTTTTGTTACATAGATGATCTTCTGATACCTTCCAAAGACTTTGAAACAGGTCTTAACAATTTACAAACGGTGTTTCAATTGCTTCGACAGTTCGGATTGACTCTAAAGCTGAGTAAATATTGCTTCTTTGGAAGTCAAATAGAGTATTTAGGGCATGAGATCAGTGCGGAAGGCATTAAGCCAGGcgagacaaaaatcaaagcggtGACAGCCTTTCCCAAACCAACAGACGTACACAAACTTAGGCAATTCTTAGGTTTGTGTGGGTACTTTCGAAAGTACGTGAAAGATTACGCAACAATAGCAAACAGTTTGACGAGTCTCCTAAAGAAAGGCAGTGCATTTGTTTTGGAAGAAGTACAAGAACGGGCTTTTCAGACTTTAAAAGACATCTTGACGAGCAGACCAGTTCTTGCAATTTACGACGCGGAAGCTGAAACGGAGTTACACACTGACGCTTCTAAAGTTGGAATTGGTGGCATTCTGTTGCAACGACAAGGTGATGGATCTTTGCGTCCAGTTATGTTTTTCAGCCGACAGACGACCAAAGAGGAACAAAGGTACCACTCGTACGAGCTAGAAACGCTAGCGGTG ACTGTAATGCTTTACGAACAACCCTTACCAAGAGAGATTTGA
- the LOC135266452 gene encoding uncharacterized protein LOC135266452 isoform X1, whose amino-acid sequence MGRHRYRGNVDSDDSDSSDDEPRPKRSAPGVSTTVNSPPVSAESARIARLEQLVENLNRRLLNRNFEHTSGQVGIKSDLIPEFAPGNPNFSTTKWLHKIDQLALVNGWDERTTIYGMISRLKGLAKEWYDNLDPSAYDRSWDEWKRLLQATFPDHHDYASTLRKLVNRVKEDGETWAQYYFGKLNLLQACDITGTNAVSCLIDGITDVTLRNGARAGRYVTPESLYAEYLSTLRSEGDKRDTLAKQAPRERRRFLPSRVEAQKLYSSVRCYNCRNRGHVATKCPKPKIECKKCGRIGHVDAECQRGNVVKENMSKQALTTSVADASNNKNYYIDIKVNGKPTRAYIDSGAEPVLVKQSVAGELGLMWQPSLHLIRGYGQGITKVHGGVEVELEVDLVKANVKALIVEDSAQRVPVIVGQTFLNAGANTIIANEESVRVVDGNNESIQAFLGQLPTRKVALWAEEETVIPPQSIGCIRIKAKDDGWKGAYYVEGCQRPRPGFEHVVHRCVTCDGGLVTVRNLSHQDLVYRKAQIVARAEPCEQERTATTTLKDILTSRPVLAIYDAEAETELHTDASKVGIGGILLQRQGDGSLRPVMFFSRQTTKEEQRYHSYELETLAVVCSLKHYRVYLLGLQFKVITDCNALRTTLTKRDLIPRIGRWWLLTSEFDFTVEYRPGSKMSHVDALSRNPVLDPSEPSVEVLHINVNDDDWILAVQMKDARCALLKEILEKSPTNAEERAIHKEYKLKDGRVFKQTESGLKWVVPKAVRRQILLAHHDGIGHLSNEKTLASVSKSYWFPSMRRYVHKYISSCLECLYNKEAGGKQPGFLNPIPKNSQPFDTLHMDHLGPFVKSKSHNSYLLAIIDAFTKFVFLRAVPNTKVGPVLSFLASLTGMFGVPKRIIADRGACFSSKKFKTHCTDLNVKLVLTATATPRANGQVERLNRTILSQLAASSREEEKWDDFVSRISWAINSTPNSTTGKSPYELLLGYTPRHANDSILTNVVTEGVHDGDLPRTRADVAQRVEKEQQKQKERYDKRRCAPKRFNAGDLVLVRTTRASNEGKSRKLLPKYSGPYRIQKVLDYDRYVVTDMPGATRSQKRYEGVHSVDKLRHYVVATTSGDETIGDVSDE is encoded by the exons ATGGGGCGTCACAGGTACCGAGGAAATGTGGACTCGGACGACTCGGACTCAAGTGACGATGAGCCACGGCCGAAAAGGTCCGCGCCTGGGGTCTCCACTACAGTAAATTCACCCCCAGTTTCGGCCGAGTCCGCTAGAATCGCGAGACTTGAGCAACTTGTGGAAAACTTGAATCGACGTTTGCTAAACCGCAATTTTGAGCACACATCAGGACAAGTTGGCATTAAAAGTGACCTGATTCCTGAATTCGCTCCAGGAAACCCCAATTTTAGTACCACTAAGTGGTTGCATAAAATTGACCAGTTGGCTCTCGTGAACGGTTGGGACGAACGTACAACGATTTACGGCATGATAAGTCGACTCAAGGGGTTGGCCAAGGAGTGGTACGACAATCTCGATCCCTCAGCATACGACCGGAGCTGGGATGAATGGAAACGTTTGTTACAAGCCACCTTCCCCGATCACCACGATTATGCTTCCACACTTCGTAAGCTAGTGAATAGGGTGAAGGAAGATGGTGAAACCTGGGCACAATattattttgggaaattaaATCTGTTGCAGGCTTGTGACATAACAGGAACAAATGCAGTCTCCTGTCTTATTGATGGAATCACTGACGTGACTCTCAGAAATGGGGCTAGAGCAGGGCGTTACGTTACACCCGAAAGCTTGTACGCTGAGTATTTGTCGACTCTGAGATCCGAAGGTGACAAGCGGGATACGCTCGCAAAGCAGGCGCCTCGGGAAAGGAGGAGGTTCCTTCCAAGTCGAGTCGAAGCACAAAAACTGTATTCGTCAGTTCGGTGTTACAATTGTCGTAATCGAGGACATGTTGCGACAAAGTGCCCGAAACCAAAAATTGAGTGCAAGAAATGTGGTCGCATTGGACATGTGGATGCTGAGTGCCAACGTGGTAACgtagtaaaagaaaacatgTCTAAGCAGGCACTAACGACAAGTGTAGCTGACgcaagtaataataagaattattaCATAGACATTAAGGTCAATGGTAAGCCGACGCGAGCTTACATTGACTCAGGAGCTGAACCGGTCCTTGTCAAGCAAAGTGTTGCTGGAGAATTGGGACTGATGTGGCAGCCAAGTTTACATTTGATTCGTGGTTATGGCCAGGGAATCACCAAAGTGCATGGGGGAGTCGAAGTAGAGCTAGAAGTGGATCTTGTCAAGGCAAACGTAAAAGCTTTGATCGTCGAAGACAGTGCACAACGTGTGCCTGTCATAGTGGGACAGACCTTCCTGAATGCGGGTGCTAATACGATTATAGCAAATGAGGAATCTGTGAGAGTAGTTGACGGAAACAACGAATCGATCCAAGCATTTCTAGGCCAACTTCCGACACGAAAAGTTGCACTTTGGGCGGAAGAGGAAACAGTGATCCCTCCTCAATCCATTGGTTGCATACGAATCAAGGCAAAAGACGATGGGTGGAAAGGAGCTTATTACGTTGAAGGGTGTCAACGTCCGAGACCAGGGTTCGAACACGTTGTTCATCGGTGTGTCACATGTGATGGAGGCCTAGTGACCGTTCGCAATCTATCGCACCAAGATCTGGTCTATCGAAAGGCGCAAATCGTTGCGAGAGCTGAGCCTTGCGAGCAGGAAAGGACAGCTACGACG ACTTTAAAAGACATCTTGACGAGCAGACCAGTTCTTGCAATTTACGACGCGGAAGCTGAAACGGAGTTACACACTGACGCTTCTAAAGTTGGAATTGGTGGCATTCTGTTGCAACGACAAGGTGATGGATCTTTGCGTCCAGTTATGTTTTTCAGCCGACAGACGACCAAAGAGGAACAAAGGTACCACTCGTACGAGCTAGAAACGCTAGCGGTGGTCTGTTCTCTCAAACATTATCGAGTATACTTGTTGGGGCTTCAATTCAAGGTGATCACAGACTGTAATGCTTTACGAACAACCCTTACCAAGAGAGATTTGATTCCACGAATTGGGAGATGGTGGTTGTTGACTTCTGAGTTCGACTTTACTGTAGAATACAGACCTGGCAGTAAAATGAGTCACGTTGACGCTTTGAGTAGAAATCCGGTATTAGATCCTTCGGAGCCTTCAGTGGAAGTCTTGCATATTAATGTTAACGATGATGATTGGATTTTAGCTGTTCAAATGAAGGATGCGAGATGCGCATTGTTGaaggaaatattggaaaaatcaccgaCGAACGCTGAAGAGCGTGCCATTCACAAAGAGTATAAACTAAAAGATGGTCGAGTATTCAAACAGACTGAGTCAGGATTAAAATGGGTCGTACCAAAAGCGGTAAGACGCCAGATTTTATTAGCACACCACGATGGAATTGGCCATTTATCGAATGAGAAAACTTTGGCATCTGTGTCGAAATCTTATTGGTTTCCTTCAATGCGGAGGTATGttcataaatatatttctagCTGCTTGGAGTGTCTCTACAATAAGGAAGCCGGAGGAAAACAGCCAGGATTTTTGAATCCCATACCTAAGAATTCGCAACCATTTGACACATTGCACATGGATCATTTGGGACCATTTGTAAAGAGCAAATCAcataattcttatcttttagcTATTATCGATgcatttactaaatttgtctttCTCAGGGCCGTGCCTAATACTAAGGTGGGCcctgttttatcatttttagctTCTCTTACAGGAATGTTTGGTGTACCTAAACGTATAATAGCCGATCGTGGGGCTTGTTTTTCTAGCAAAAAGTTTAAGACACATTGTACCGatttaaacgttaaattaGTACTAACCGCGACTGCCACACCACGGGCTAATGGCCAGGTGGAGCGATTAAATCGTACGATTTTATCTCAGCTTGCTGCTAGCTCGAGAGAAGAAGAGAAATGGGATGACTTTGTGAGTAGAATTAGTTGGGCTATTAATTCTACGCCGAATTCGACTACGGGCAAAAGTCCATACGAATTGTTGTTGGGGTATACACCTCGACATGCTAATGACTCAATCCTCACCAACGTGGTGACAGAGGGTGTTCATGATGGTGATTTGCCACGGACACGAGCAGACGTTGCTCAGCGTGTCGAAAAGGAACAGCAGAAGCAAAAAGAGCGTTATGACAAGCGACGCTGTGCCCCAAAGAGATTTAATGCAGGTGATCTCGTGTTGGTACGCACCACGCGAGCTTCAAACGAGGGCAAAAGTCGGAAGCTGTTACCTAAATATTCGGGACCGTACCGAATTCAGAAAGTGCTCGACTACGATAGGTACGTCGTGACAGACATGCCGGGGGCGACGCGTTCCCAAAAACGATATGAGGGTGTTCACTCAGTGGACAAATTGAGACATTACGTTGTCGCCACGACGAGTGGAGACGAAACAATAGGCGATGTCAGTGACGAATGA
- the LOC135266452 gene encoding uncharacterized protein LOC135266452 isoform X3: MGRHRYRGNVDSDDSDSSDDEPRPKRSAPGVSTTVNSPPVSAESARIARLEQLVENLNRRLLNRNFEHTSGQVGIKSDLIPEFAPGNPNFSTTKWLHKIDQLALVNGWDERTTIYGMISRLKGLAKEWYDNLDPSAYDRSWDEWKRLLQATFPDHHDYASTLRKLVNRVKEDGETWAQYYFGKLNLLQACDITGTNAVSCLIDGITDVTLRNGARAGRYVTPESLYAEYLSTLRSEGDKRDTLAKQAPRERRRFLPSRVEAQKLYSSVRCYNCRNRGHVATKCPKPKIECKKCGRIGHVDAECQRGNVVKENMSKQALTTSVADASNNKNYYIDIKVNGKPTRAYIDSGAEPVLVKQSVAGELGLMWQPSLHLIRGYGQGITKVHGGVEVELEVDLVKANVKALIVEDSAQRVPVIVGQTFLNAGANTIIANEESVRVVDGNNESIQAFLGQLPTRKVALWAEEETVIPPQSIGCIRIKAKDDGWKGAYYVEGCQRPRPGFEHVVHRCVTCDGGLVTVRNLSHQDLVYRKAQIVARAEPCEQERTATTKHRWFPEDVEHGSVADC, from the exons ATGGGGCGTCACAGGTACCGAGGAAATGTGGACTCGGACGACTCGGACTCAAGTGACGATGAGCCACGGCCGAAAAGGTCCGCGCCTGGGGTCTCCACTACAGTAAATTCACCCCCAGTTTCGGCCGAGTCCGCTAGAATCGCGAGACTTGAGCAACTTGTGGAAAACTTGAATCGACGTTTGCTAAACCGCAATTTTGAGCACACATCAGGACAAGTTGGCATTAAAAGTGACCTGATTCCTGAATTCGCTCCAGGAAACCCCAATTTTAGTACCACTAAGTGGTTGCATAAAATTGACCAGTTGGCTCTCGTGAACGGTTGGGACGAACGTACAACGATTTACGGCATGATAAGTCGACTCAAGGGGTTGGCCAAGGAGTGGTACGACAATCTCGATCCCTCAGCATACGACCGGAGCTGGGATGAATGGAAACGTTTGTTACAAGCCACCTTCCCCGATCACCACGATTATGCTTCCACACTTCGTAAGCTAGTGAATAGGGTGAAGGAAGATGGTGAAACCTGGGCACAATattattttgggaaattaaATCTGTTGCAGGCTTGTGACATAACAGGAACAAATGCAGTCTCCTGTCTTATTGATGGAATCACTGACGTGACTCTCAGAAATGGGGCTAGAGCAGGGCGTTACGTTACACCCGAAAGCTTGTACGCTGAGTATTTGTCGACTCTGAGATCCGAAGGTGACAAGCGGGATACGCTCGCAAAGCAGGCGCCTCGGGAAAGGAGGAGGTTCCTTCCAAGTCGAGTCGAAGCACAAAAACTGTATTCGTCAGTTCGGTGTTACAATTGTCGTAATCGAGGACATGTTGCGACAAAGTGCCCGAAACCAAAAATTGAGTGCAAGAAATGTGGTCGCATTGGACATGTGGATGCTGAGTGCCAACGTGGTAACgtagtaaaagaaaacatgTCTAAGCAGGCACTAACGACAAGTGTAGCTGACgcaagtaataataagaattattaCATAGACATTAAGGTCAATGGTAAGCCGACGCGAGCTTACATTGACTCAGGAGCTGAACCGGTCCTTGTCAAGCAAAGTGTTGCTGGAGAATTGGGACTGATGTGGCAGCCAAGTTTACATTTGATTCGTGGTTATGGCCAGGGAATCACCAAAGTGCATGGGGGAGTCGAAGTAGAGCTAGAAGTGGATCTTGTCAAGGCAAACGTAAAAGCTTTGATCGTCGAAGACAGTGCACAACGTGTGCCTGTCATAGTGGGACAGACCTTCCTGAATGCGGGTGCTAATACGATTATAGCAAATGAGGAATCTGTGAGAGTAGTTGACGGAAACAACGAATCGATCCAAGCATTTCTAGGCCAACTTCCGACACGAAAAGTTGCACTTTGGGCGGAAGAGGAAACAGTGATCCCTCCTCAATCCATTGGTTGCATACGAATCAAGGCAAAAGACGATGGGTGGAAAGGAGCTTATTACGTTGAAGGGTGTCAACGTCCGAGACCAGGGTTCGAACACGTTGTTCATCGGTGTGTCACATGTGATGGAGGCCTAGTGACCGTTCGCAATCTATCGCACCAAGATCTGGTCTATCGAAAGGCGCAAATCGTTGCGAGAGCTGAGCCTTGCGAGCAGGAAAGGACAGCTACGACG AAACACCGGTGGTTCCCCGAGGACGTGGAACACGGAAGCGTGGCCGACtgttaa